The following nucleotide sequence is from Egibacteraceae bacterium.
GACACGCTCGTTCCACCCGTAGGGGGCCAGCGGGTGCGCCACGAGATTCACAAGTCAGCACCTCCATGGCGGTCGCTGCGCGACCGCCTCACCCGGCACAGCAGAGAATCGCCCTCGCAAGCTCCGACGATCCACGTCTCAGCGGTTGGTGAGGACGATCTTGCCGAAGCGCTCGCCGCCTGCCAGCTGCGCGTACGCCCGACGCGCGTCGGACAGGGCGAACTCGGCGGCAACCAGCGGGCGGACTCCCGTCTCGGCGAGGAACCGGACCAGGTCGACGAGCTCGGCCCGCGTCCCCATCGTGGAGCCGAGGATGCGCAGCTGCCTGGCGAAGACCCGGTTCAGCTCGGCTGGGGGGTTCCAGCCGCTGGTCGCCCCGGACACGACGATGGTGCCGCCCGGCCGCAGGCAGCGCAGCGAGTGCGCGAACGTCGCCTCGCCGACGGTCTCCAGCACGACGTCGACCCGTTCCGGCAGCCGTTGGCCGGGCGCCAGCGCGGCGTGCGCCCCGAGCTCCTCGGCACGCAACCGCTTGCGCTCGTCCCTGCTGGTCACGTACACCCGCGCGCCGGCCGCGCGGCCCATCAGCAGGGCCGCGGTGGCTACCCCGCCCCCCGCCCCTTGCACGAGCACGCGCTGGCCCGGCCGCACACCGGCCTTCACGAACAGCATCCGGTAGGCGGTGAGCCAGGCGGTGGGCAGGCAGGCGGCCTCGACGAAGCTCAGCTCCGGGGGCTTGTCGACGAGGTTGCCGGCCGGCACCGCGACCCGCTGGGCGTGGGTGCCGTCGAAGCGCTCGGACAGGATGGACATGTCGGCCGCGAGGGTCTCGTCAGGACCGTCGAGGGTGGCCACGACCGCGTGGACGATGACCTCGCGTCCGTCGGTGGTGGTCCCCGCGGCGTCGCAGCCCAACACGATCGGCAGGCGGTCCGCGCTGACGCCGACACCCCGCAGGGTCCACAGGTCGTGGTGGTTGAGGGCCGCCGCGCGCACGTCCACGACCGCCCAGCCCTCCTCGGGTGCGGGGTCCGGCCGCTCCCCGACCGCCAGGGCGTCCAGGGGGTGGTCGGGGTCGGCGCGGGTTGCGGTCACAGCCAGCATGGCGGCCAAGCCTACGCGGTCAGGCGCGGGGCGGGACGGCCCCGTCGGCTACCAGGCGGTTCAGCACCCGGGCCGCGGAACGCGCGCGGCGCGCCTGCTCGCAGGCTCCGAAAACCCCTCTTCTGGGGGATGGCCGTTCCTCCACGGCCTGCGTAAGATCAGACCTGACGCACGAATGACGCCCCAGGCAAGCGTGCGGCGGACCGATGGGCGGCGAAGGGGACGGTGGGCGGGCATGGGAACGACACCTGAACGAGTGTTGCGCACCCATCGGGGTGTCGCACGGTGGTGTGCGGAGGCCACGAATGCCGGCGAGCTGCTGGAGGGCGTCGCAGAGCG
It contains:
- a CDS encoding zinc-binding dehydrogenase, which translates into the protein MLAVTATRADPDHPLDALAVGERPDPAPEEGWAVVDVRAAALNHHDLWTLRGVGVSADRLPIVLGCDAAGTTTDGREVIVHAVVATLDGPDETLAADMSILSERFDGTHAQRVAVPAGNLVDKPPELSFVEAACLPTAWLTAYRMLFVKAGVRPGQRVLVQGAGGGVATAALLMGRAAGARVYVTSRDERKRLRAEELGAHAALAPGQRLPERVDVVLETVGEATFAHSLRCLRPGGTIVVSGATSGWNPPAELNRVFARQLRILGSTMGTRAELVDLVRFLAETGVRPLVAAEFALSDARRAYAQLAGGERFGKIVLTNR